CCCACTTTGTCATGCCGTAGGCATCTACTAAAGAGGGACGAATAAAAAGTGCGGTGAAACATCGCCTAAGGGGAAGAAAAAGGTATATTTGTCTATCAAAAACGAAATCTTTATGCTTCCAAAGCGGAATTTCATCCAAAAAATAAAGACGGTAACTCACCGATGGATGCCACAGGCTGAAGTATTTTTGTTTGGCTCACGGGCAAGAGGTACCGCCAAGCCCACTTCCGATTGGGACTTGCTGATTTTATTGAATACTGATACGGTCTCGTTCGATACTGAGACCCAACTGATGGATATTTTTTACGACCTGGAACTCGAAACGGGCCAGGTAATTTCTCCGCTTATCTATACCAAAGAGCAATGGTCTCAGAAGCGCGTCAATACGCCCCTATTTCATGCCATTGAGAAAGAAGGGGTGCGGCTGCAATGACAGGCAATAAACAGGAATTGATTCGCTATCGAATTGCGCGTGCTTACGAGACATTGGAAGACGCTCAAATACTTGCGGAACAAAAACGTTGGAATTCTTCGATCAACCGCCTGTACTATGCGGCTTACTATGCCGTGATGGCACTACTGCTTGCCAATGACTTATTTCCGGCAACCCACAATGGCGCAAAGTCAAACTTCAACCAATATTTTATCAGCACTAACCGCATTGACAAATCTTTTGGGAAAACTTACTCCCAATTATTTACTTGGAGACAGAAAGGCGATTACGATGATTTATTTGATTTTGATGAAGAAAAAGTAGTACCCTACTTCAAGCCTGTACGGGATTTGATTCAAACAATTGATGCATTGTTAGACTGATACCTTCTGCTATTGTCATCTTATTGAAAAAAGCAGCGTTCTCGGCACTCACCGTGTTACAAACACTCTCTTTATTGAAAGCTCGAAGTCACCCTTCGGAAGACTTCGACCAACGGGGAAGCAACTAAAAAACGTCAGATAAACTCCCAATAGTTGGCACGGTTTATACACTTAAAGTCGGAATTAGGATAGGCTTCCAGCCAAGATTGAGGTGGTTTTGCTGTCTTATCAGAAAATTTAAACTCAAAACCTGCCAATTGGTCATCGGCTTCTTCGATATAGTCCAATTCTGCCCCTGTGTAGGTGCGCCAAAAGTAGGAGTTGACAAATCGTCGTTGGTACGCATTATTTTTAAGGCGTTCAACGACGAGAAAATTCTCCCAAAGTTGTCCGACATCCGTACGGAAATCAAGCGTATTGAAATTGTTGACAAGGGCATTTCGTACGCCTAAATCGTAGAAATAAATTTTGTCCATTTTGACCACTTCTTTCCGAAGATTTCGGCTAAAACCTGATAAACGAAACACCACAAATGCCTTTTCGAGTAAATCTATGTAAGACGCCACCGTATCTTTACTCATTTGAAGCGTGTTCCCCAACTCATTAAGCGACACTTCGGAACCTGCTTGGAAGGCCAACAATTGCAGTAGTTTTTTAATTTTATCAGGGTGCCTGATCGTGCTTAGTTCCAGAATGTCTTTGTATAAGTACGAGCGAGTCAGTTGGGTAAGAAATTGCACTTTATCGACTTGATTCGGTAACGAAAATACATCCGGATAAGCCCCAAAGCGCAGAAAAGTCTCCAACCCGTGATTCAGTTCAAAAAGATTTTGTTGCTGTCTGAGCTCCGAAAAGGAGATAGGAAAGAGCGAAAAAGTCCAGGTACGGCCCGTCAGCGGTTCTTGGGTGCGGTTGGCCAGTTCAAAAGACGAGGATCCTGTTGCAATGATTTTCAGTTCGGGCAGGGCATCGTGTAAGATTTTGAGGTTGATACCTATGTCCGGAATTCGTTGGGCTTCGTCAATAAAAAGCAACTCGTAACCATCCGTGAGCATACGCATTTTCGTCAGGTCACGGCTTGAAAAAACATCGTTGTATTTTTCTTCATCGGCATTGATAGACAGACTTTTATAAGGTACCTGTGAGAGAAGTTGCTTTACCAACGTTGTTTTGCCTACTTGCCTTGCTCCGTAAATAAGAATGATTTTGGAGGAATGGTTGAGCTTCTCCAGTAGTTCCTCCAGTAAGAATCGTTGTATCATATTCTCTGAATTAGCGTTAATTAGGCTAACACATTAGCTAAATTAGCGCTAATTCAGAGAATAGCAAAGTAAAATGTAAAAATGAGCGTCGTTACGAATAGACAAATAGCTAAGAAATGGAATAGTTTCCAGGCGCTCCCCGTATTACAAACACTCTCTTTATGGAAAAAACGAAGTTCCCCTTCGGAAGACTTCGTCCGACGTGGAAGCTTTTTATTACTTACTTTGTCATGCCGTAGGCATCTAAATCCTTTTTTTATGCAGAAGGAAAATACTGTGGGACACAGCTCATGGAGAAAGAAGCAAATGCAGATAAGCAGAAACGGCCGGAGGCCTTGGGATAATCATCTCTCGCGGGACGCGAGCGAGTGCGGGAAGGGGACCATGATTTGTTTTTTTGAAACATGGATTAATGAGATACTATCAATGAGAATAATAACAGTATCTTTTAATGCTTTATTTTCAACTTTAAGTTGATATAAACTATCTTCAAGATTTTCCGATTTATTTTTGCAATCTTCATCATAAGAATATTTTCCTAGCCAGAAAGAGCATAAAATAAAAAAGAGCGCTACTATGGTTTTAATTCCTTGTTTCATTGAAAAAAATATTTATAAATGTTTCTAATTGCCTTGATACATCTTGATAGTTTTTGTAATGGATAGTATTCAACTGAGGGAAATGCTCTAAAATTAGCTCAACTTTTCCTAAGTTATTGAGGAATTTCAAATATTCAATAACAGTAGCAGGGTTATCTTTAGTTATATATTTTAAATCTTGATTTACACTGTAAATCAACTCATCTAATATTTGGGGCGGCACAAATTCTCTAAAATATCCAAGACTCATTAATTTATTAACAACTTTAATAAATTCGTATCGTAATATTGAATCTTCTCTGTGTCGTATTTCATACAATATTATTTCAAATATTTCTTGAATAAAACCTTTGCTGATGTGCTCTCTAAGCAACCTTTGTTCTCCTAAATTAGCAGTTAATTTTAAATACTCAATAAAAGCGAAAGGGTTTTCTCTAACTGTGTATCTGAGGTTACGACTTACGTCGTGAATTAACTCATTTAATATTTGAGGAGGTGCAAAACTCCTCAAATGCCAAACATTCGTTAATTCATTAACAGCTTTAATAAATTCGTATTGTAATATCAAATTCTCTTTATGCCTTAGTTCAGAAAATGAAATTTCAAGTATTTCTTGAATAAAATCTTTGCTGATGTGCTCTCTAAGCAACCTTTGTTCTCCTAAGTTTTTGAGCAATTTTATATATTCAATAGCAGTGGAAGGATTTTTCCCAACTGTGTATCTGAGGTTACGACTTACGTCGTGAATTAACTCATTTAATATTTGAGGAGGTATAAAATCTCTAAAATGCCAAATATTAGTTAATTCATTAACAGCTTTAACAAACTCGTATTGCAATATCGGATTCTCTCTGCGTCTTAGTTCAGCAAATGACCTTTCAAATATTTCTTGAATAAAATCTTTGCTTATGTGCTCTCTCTAAGCAACCTTTGTTCTCCTAAGTTTTTGAGCAATTTTATATATTCAATATCAGTGGAAGGATTTTTCCCAACTGTGTATCTGAGGTTATGTATTATTTCATCAAACAATTTATAATGAAAATGAATTTGAATCCTACTATTTAAAATGATTTCATTGACATTTCTAAATATAACAAAGGAATTAGCCTCATTCACTTCACGTAAATTATCTATTATTATACGTTCAATAATATCATCTCTATGTGAAAATACTTTATCAACTGGTGGGATAAATTGAAACTTTGAGAGATGCTTTAGCAACAGCAGGTTATATCCTGAAAGACCACGCAAATCATATATATTTTTAAATATTCTTTCTCCTATATATGCACAATCACTATCAGAAATAAATCCACTCAATGAAATAAACTTTTCAACAAGTAACTGATATTGTTTTGGCGAAAGATCTGCTTTAAGTAAATAATTAAAGATATCTTGCAAACCTCCTTGCTCTTTTAAAGTCCAATCAGATAAACGAAATAATATTACCTCATTGCACAAATTTTTAAACTCTGGCTTTTGCTTTATTATAGAATTTATTTTATTCAAAAGTTCCCTATAATCATATTTATTTTCAATATCAAATAATGACATTAAAAAATTAAAATCATTACAAGATACCAAAGCCGATTCAGAAAAATTATTTTTGATTTCACGCCTTTTTTTTCGTTTTACAAGGGTAATCTTTTCATCCTCTGAAACATTTACCCATTCATTCAACTTTGCAACAGAATGATTGTTTCCAACTAATTGCCACAAGTGTGTTATTCTTTTCCAATGCAATTTGCTTTGCACTGTTTCATCTCTATCTTGTGAACTAAAATTAAAAACTTCTTCACTTCCTTTAGTGCTGCCAAGTTGGGTACTACTTGATGCACTAATTATATCAAAATCAATTTTTTTATTAGGTTCACTTAGTGCCAACCAGAGAAAAATTAAATTTTGGGAATATATAGCAATATGCTCAATTTTGCTTTTGGGTGGTATAATGGTAAACCTTGAAATTGGTAAATCATTAATACTCTTGTCAAATAAGCCTTCAAGTGCATCTTGTATTGCTTCTATGATTCTTTCTTGATCGTTTCTATTAGGGTCAAATACATGTGGCGCATGTTCAAATAAAAACCTTTGAATTTCGGGGTGTTTATGTAGCCAATTATAACCGAAACAAAATCTAAATAATTCGATATCTTTATTTTGCCGATCTTTTTGTTTAAATGCAATTCGAAGTAAAAAATCAGCTGCTAAGAATTCGCCAAAAGATTTATGTAAAAACTCATAATTATAGCTCTCAATATCATTTTCAGAAGTTGACTTATTTTGATGAACAAAGAAAAATCCAGTTAAAACATCAATTGGTTTTATTTTTGAACTATCTAATTTACAAACTTTCAGTTCCTCATCCAGTCTTGAAATATCTTTATTGGTTGAATCTGTTAAAAACATTAACAAAGATATTAAGCCTAATCTAAGCCTAAACATCTCCTCTTCTTTCTTTTTATGTTCACTATTCCCATTAAGATATTCATCTTCTTTTTCTAATTGCCTTAATCCAAAACTATTAAGCAATGAATCATAAAGCTTACTTTGATTAAATGAATCATTTGAAGTAATTTTTTGCAAATCAGATGATGGAAAATCATACACTGCTAACATAAACAACAACAATGGCTCTTGTGATAATTCAGATATTTTTCTATCATTTGGCAAATTAAATTGATACTTATTTTTTGTTTGAAATGAATTCCATTTATTAATCCACAAATTCTTTCTTTGATTATCAAAAGTATTGAGTTTTAATATAAATGTACCATCGGGAATTGATACATCTTGCATTACAGCAATACGGCTTGTTAGAATTACTTTCAGGCAAATATCATTATGTATGGCGGTTTCCTGTAGTGCTTTGATTGAATTGATGTAACCATTAAGTTCAATACTAGAGGACTGCATTAGTTCATCAAATCCATCAAGTAAAATCACTGGAATTCTTGTTTTAAATAACTTAGCCCACTCAATCCAATTTATCTCCTGTAATCCAATAGTTTTTGCAATACCTTTATTTATATGTTCTGAAATATTTGAAGAACTTGATGCAACATCTCTTAACCTTATTAAAAACGGAATATAGTCAGTTGTATCGCATAATTTAGCAGTAAATACTTTACTAAACATAGATTTTCCAGCCCCAGGATTACCTAATATTACAATAGGCTTTAGATTAGAGTTTGGATTTACTAAAACTTCCAATAACAATTTACCTACATCTTCTCCTTTTTTTGATATTCTATCAAAGTCAAATGCTGTTAAAAATAATTTTCTATGTTCTCGTTTATTATAAACAACACTCTGATATCCCTGAGCAATATATATTTCTTTATTTTTAGGATAAACTATTTCAGGTATATCATCATTATCAGATAATGGCTTGTCTATTTCACCTTTAATCGAATTATGATGGGCTTTAATATAATTTTTAGTTCTCTCATCTAATTTATCTAATATACTTTCGGCTTGTATTTTAAATATATCATCATAAAATGGTTCAAATGATGAGAATCCTTCGCATCCTAAAAAAACATCTTTATTTAGCGACTCTACTTTTTCTAAAATTATTTTTGTATTAGACTCAAGATCTTGAATTGAATCTAATATTTCTAATTTTAGATTAGAATTGTTTTGATTTCCTTTTTTTAAAAAATCTAATTCTTTTAGAATTAGATTTTTTTGTTTTGCGTCATACCACAATGTAAATTCTGGAAATTCAGTTGACAGGTTTATTAAAAAGGCATTGAATAAGGTGTAAGATTTATCAATAAAGCTCTTCTTTGTGTTGTCTATATCTAATTTTTCTTCTTTATTTTTATTTTTTGTGTAATCTTGTACTATTGATGGGTGAATAGGTTTATAAAGTTTGTAAATTGCATTTATGAAAGCAAAATACAAACCATCAGATTACGAAATACTACGTCGCCGCTGCGTGGAGTTGAAAGAAGCGGGTTGGAAGCAGAAGGACATCACCTCGGCTCTTGGACTGACCGAGGGCTGGGTAAGCCAGACGCTGAAAAAGTATCGGGAGTTGGGGGCGGAAGGCTTGCTGGCCCGAAAGCCGCCAGGTTCGTTGCCTAAACTGACGTCAGAACAGCTTTCGCAGCTTGTCGAAGAGCTTAAACAAGGTGCTGTCAGCCACGGTTTTCCCGGCCACATCTGGACACGCTCTCGTGTCAACGAGTTGATTGGCAGGCTATTCGGTGTCAGCTACGACCTAACGCAGGTGGGGCGTATCCTAAAAAAACTGGGATGGAGCTTGCAGAAGCCCGCCAAAAAGGCTCGCCAGCAGAGCAAGCAGAAAGTCCAGCAGTGGCGGGAAGAGACGGTACCGGAATTAAAAAAAAGCCGAGGATGAGAACCGTGCTATCGTATATATCGATGAATCAGGCTTCTATCTGCTCCCCCTCGTTTGCCGTACGTGGGCACCCAAGGGTAAAACGCCCATTATCGAGGAGAAGGCGGGCAAAGAACACCTCAGTCTGATCGCCGCGATGGCCCCTAATGGGAGGCTGTACGTCGGCGGACAAGACAAGGCATACAATAGTGAGGGGGTGGTTGACTTTCTGGAGTACCTATGCCGCAGGTACCGCAGCAAGGACTTGATCGTGATCTGGGATGGCGCGACCATCCACCGTAGCCAAGCCATAAAGGACTTTTTGGCGCGCAAGAAAGGGCGCGTGCACCTTGTGGCCCTGCCTGGTTATAGCCCGGAACTGAACCCGGTCGAGTTGCTGTGGAGTCAGTTAAAAAGAGAGCTCAAAAACCGGGTATTCCTCGACCTGACAGATTTGGCCGAAGTGTTGAAAGAAAAAATTGAGGAGGTCAGAAAAGACACGGAATTGCTGGTTTCATTCTTTAAAAAGAAGGAAGTAGCTTTCTTTACAGGATAATTCATCTATCAATAATACTGGCAAGATGGGATCGACGATTTTATCTATAATTTCTTTGATTTTTTGGCTATCGATTGAATTGTATGTATCAATACTTATTTTTAATTGTGCTGATTCAGCCTCCTTTGCTTTTCTCTTAAAATCTTCTTTATCCAAATCATTTAGATTAACATCAGATAAAATCTTCTTTAATAAAGGTTGCAGTTCCTCTTTAAAAGCGTCTAAAATAGCAATATTTAGTAATTTTACATAAACAATTGATGACAGTTCATATCTATTTTTTGCTAATTTCTCTCTTCCTTTGTTACCATACTTGCATTTATCAGGCAACCAAGAAAATAACTTTGATACCCTTAATGACATCGCATCAATACCTGAGCAAAAATTGGATAAAGCTGTCAAAGGACTTGGAGCCAATACAACTGCTGCTAAACGAGCTGCTGTGATGAAGTAATGTCCATATTCATCAATTTCATCCTCAAATGAAGATATTTGATTTTTTTTGAAAAATTCAATGACTTCTGAAAGCGAAAGTTCTTTGTTCATTTTATTTAATTTTCTTTTTTAATGGGGCATAATATATACATTGTCGCAGTATCTAAATAGTTAAGTCATCTGAAAGACTTAACATTTTCTGCCTTGTTTTATTAGTGACACTGTAAATAGCATATATTTTGTAGTA
Above is a window of Runella slithyformis DSM 19594 DNA encoding:
- a CDS encoding nucleotidyltransferase domain-containing protein, translated to MLPKRNFIQKIKTVTHRWMPQAEVFLFGSRARGTAKPTSDWDLLILLNTDTVSFDTETQLMDIFYDLELETGQVISPLIYTKEQWSQKRVNTPLFHAIEKEGVRLQ
- a CDS encoding HEPN domain-containing protein; this translates as MTGNKQELIRYRIARAYETLEDAQILAEQKRWNSSINRLYYAAYYAVMALLLANDLFPATHNGAKSNFNQYFISTNRIDKSFGKTYSQLFTWRQKGDYDDLFDFDEEKVVPYFKPVRDLIQTIDALLD
- a CDS encoding ATP-binding protein; protein product: MIQRFLLEELLEKLNHSSKIILIYGARQVGKTTLVKQLLSQVPYKSLSINADEEKYNDVFSSRDLTKMRMLTDGYELLFIDEAQRIPDIGINLKILHDALPELKIIATGSSSFELANRTQEPLTGRTWTFSLFPISFSELRQQQNLFELNHGLETFLRFGAYPDVFSLPNQVDKVQFLTQLTRSYLYKDILELSTIRHPDKIKKLLQLLAFQAGSEVSLNELGNTLQMSKDTVASYIDLLEKAFVVFRLSGFSRNLRKEVVKMDKIYFYDLGVRNALVNNFNTLDFRTDVGQLWENFLVVERLKNNAYQRRFVNSYFWRTYTGAELDYIEEADDQLAGFEFKFSDKTAKPPQSWLEAYPNSDFKCINRANYWEFI
- a CDS encoding NACHT domain-containing protein, producing the protein MYFAFINAIYKLYKPIHPSIVQDYTKNKNKEEKLDIDNTKKSFIDKSYTLFNAFLINLSTEFPEFTLWYDAKQKNLILKELDFLKKGNQNNSNLKLEILDSIQDLESNTKIILEKVESLNKDVFLGCEGFSSFEPFYDDIFKIQAESILDKLDERTKNYIKAHHNSIKGEIDKPLSDNDDIPEIVYPKNKEIYIAQGYQSVVYNKREHRKLFLTAFDFDRISKKGEDVGKLLLEVLVNPNSNLKPIVILGNPGAGKSMFSKVFTAKLCDTTDYIPFLIRLRDVASSSSNISEHINKGIAKTIGLQEINWIEWAKLFKTRIPVILLDGFDELMQSSSIELNGYINSIKALQETAIHNDICLKVILTSRIAVMQDVSIPDGTFILKLNTFDNQRKNLWINKWNSFQTKNKYQFNLPNDRKISELSQEPLLLFMLAVYDFPSSDLQKITSNDSFNQSKLYDSLLNSFGLRQLEKEDEYLNGNSEHKKKEEEMFRLRLGLISLLMFLTDSTNKDISRLDEELKVCKLDSSKIKPIDVLTGFFFVHQNKSTSENDIESYNYEFLHKSFGEFLAADFLLRIAFKQKDRQNKDIELFRFCFGYNWLHKHPEIQRFLFEHAPHVFDPNRNDQERIIEAIQDALEGLFDKSINDLPISRFTIIPPKSKIEHIAIYSQNLIFLWLALSEPNKKIDFDIISASSSTQLGSTKGSEEVFNFSSQDRDETVQSKLHWKRITHLWQLVGNNHSVAKLNEWVNVSEDEKITLVKRKKRREIKNNFSESALVSCNDFNFLMSLFDIENKYDYRELLNKINSIIKQKPEFKNLCNEVILFRLSDWTLKEQGGLQDIFNYLLKADLSPKQYQLLVEKFISLSGFISDSDCAYIGERIFKNIYDLRGLSGYNLLLLKHLSKFQFIPPVDKVFSHRDDIIERIIIDNLREVNEANSFVIFRNVNEIILNSRIQIHFHYKLFDEIIHNLRYTVGKNPSTDIEYIKLLKNLGEQRLLREST
- a CDS encoding helix-turn-helix domain-containing protein; the encoded protein is MKAKYKPSDYEILRRRCVELKEAGWKQKDITSALGLTEGWVSQTLKKYRELGAEGLLARKPPGSLPKLTSEQLSQLVEELKQGAVSHGFPGHIWTRSRVNELIGRLFGVSYDLTQVGRILKKLGWSLQKPAKKARQQSKQKVQQWREETVPELKKSRG
- a CDS encoding IS630 family transposase, with the translated sequence MLPLVCRTWAPKGKTPIIEEKAGKEHLSLIAAMAPNGRLYVGGQDKAYNSEGVVDFLEYLCRRYRSKDLIVIWDGATIHRSQAIKDFLARKKGRVHLVALPGYSPELNPVELLWSQLKRELKNRVFLDLTDLAEVLKEKIEEVRKDTELLVSFFKKKEVAFFTG